The following are encoded in a window of Chryseobacterium sp. genomic DNA:
- a CDS encoding SIS domain-containing protein, which translates to MNPEKILDIARSAVSIEIQELENLKNRLDHHFLKAVEIINGAAGKLIVVGIGKSAHVGNKIVATLNSTGTPAQFLHASEAIHGDLGVIQKSDVVLCISNSGNSPEIVNLLPFLKEYSSALIGMTGNPNSKLAEFSEVILDSSVEKEACPIKLAPTSSTTVQMSLGDALAVCLMEISGFREQDFARFHPGGSLGKNLTARVKQFLSPQKPQVTEDAGIREIIISVSGSSHGITVVTRDQEIVGVITDGDLRRMLMREEDVSKVTAKEIMSHHPKSIDKEELAKVAMAILKERNIGQLIVTDQGQYFGIIDIHRLLDEGIN; encoded by the coding sequence ATGAATCCGGAAAAAATCCTCGATATTGCCAGGTCTGCAGTAAGCATTGAAATACAGGAACTCGAAAATCTTAAAAACCGTCTGGATCACCATTTCCTTAAAGCCGTGGAGATTATAAACGGCGCTGCAGGAAAACTTATTGTTGTGGGAATAGGCAAATCTGCCCATGTAGGAAATAAAATTGTAGCTACCCTTAATTCTACCGGTACACCGGCACAGTTTCTTCACGCGTCGGAAGCCATACACGGCGACCTGGGTGTCATTCAGAAAAGCGATGTGGTGCTTTGCATTTCCAACAGCGGCAATTCGCCCGAAATCGTAAACCTGCTGCCATTTCTGAAAGAATATTCGTCAGCCCTTATTGGCATGACCGGAAATCCCAATTCTAAACTGGCTGAATTTTCGGAGGTCATCCTGGACTCTTCTGTAGAAAAGGAAGCCTGCCCCATAAAACTGGCACCCACCAGCTCCACCACCGTGCAGATGTCTTTGGGTGACGCTTTGGCCGTTTGCCTAATGGAAATTAGTGGCTTCCGCGAGCAGGATTTTGCCAGGTTCCATCCCGGTGGCAGCCTGGGGAAAAACCTCACCGCCCGCGTAAAACAGTTCCTTTCTCCGCAGAAACCACAGGTTACCGAAGATGCCGGCATCAGAGAAATCATTATTTCAGTAAGCGGTTCCTCGCACGGAATTACAGTGGTCACCCGTGACCAGGAAATCGTTGGTGTTATTACCGACGGTGATCTGCGCCGTATGCTGATGCGCGAAGAAGATGTCTCGAAAGTCACTGCCAAAGAAATTATGAGCCACCATCCTAAAAGCATCGACAAAGAGGAACTGGCCAAAGTGGCTATGGCTATCCTTAAAGAGCGGAATATCGGGCAGCTGATCGTTACAGACCAGGGACAGTATTTTGGCATCATCGACATCCACAGGCTACTGGATGAAGGCATCAATTAG
- a CDS encoding alpha/beta hydrolase, whose amino-acid sequence MDLQYLIREPQHITPQTTILFLLHGYGSNEQDLFSFTPTLPDDWIVVSFRAPHSTEYEGYSWYDIDFMDPEKFVDTAQANASLNGILDQMLRISNQYGLTDNKTHLCGFSQGGILSYALALRLPELFSKVACLSCYPEEKLLGEIVKDKKKLEHLRFFISHGTDDTVIPLEWGRKAADLLYDLSCYFTFREYMSGHGVNQKNYMDLMEFFKK is encoded by the coding sequence ATGGACCTTCAATACCTCATACGCGAACCTCAGCATATCACTCCGCAAACCACCATTCTGTTTCTTCTTCACGGCTACGGCAGTAATGAACAGGACCTTTTCTCATTTACACCCACCTTACCCGACGATTGGATCGTGGTAAGTTTTCGGGCGCCACATTCCACTGAATATGAAGGTTATTCCTGGTATGATATCGATTTTATGGACCCTGAAAAATTTGTAGATACTGCACAGGCCAATGCTTCGCTGAACGGAATCCTGGATCAGATGCTCCGGATATCCAACCAATATGGACTAACCGACAACAAAACACATCTGTGCGGATTCTCGCAGGGCGGAATTCTTAGCTATGCACTTGCGCTACGTTTGCCTGAACTGTTCAGCAAAGTAGCCTGTCTGAGCTGTTACCCTGAAGAAAAACTTCTCGGCGAAATTGTTAAGGACAAGAAAAAACTGGAACACCTGCGTTTCTTTATCTCACACGGCACCGACGACACTGTAATCCCATTGGAATGGGGCCGCAAAGCCGCAGATCTGTTGTACGACCTTAGCTGCTACTTCACTTTCCGCGAGTATATGAGCGGTCACGGCGTGAACCAGAAGAATTATATGGATCTGATGGAATTCTTCAAAAAGTAA
- the recQ gene encoding DNA helicase RecQ, with product MKITSAELTGELKKYFGFSKFKGQQKEIITTLLGGNDVFVLMPTGGGKSLCYQLPALISEGTAIVVSPLIALMKNQVDAVNGLSSDPGVAHVLNSSLNKTQTKQVFDDITAGRTKLLYVAPESLIKEEYLDFLKEVKISFVAIDEAHCISEWGHDFRPEYRNLKLIIDKVADVPVIALTATATPKVQDDIQKTLGMTDAKVFKESFNRPNLFYEVRPKVNIDKEIVRFINQHKGKSGIVYCLSRRKVEEFAQLLQVNGINALPYHAGLDQKTRVANQDKFLMEEADVIVATIAFGMGIDKPDVRFVIHYDIPKSLESYYQETGRAGRDGGEGHCLAFYDPKDIEKLEKFLAQKPVSEREIGLQLLNEVVGYVETSMSRRQYILHYFGEKFDPVKGEGAQMCDNSVNPPKLVDATAELKMVLEMVKELDEKFKTKDLISVIVGKENSVTKSYKLESGRHFGMGRDKPENFWKSIIRQATVQNYLQKDIETYGVLKVTEKGSNVISGKDTEAFQIAEDRQYDLAQTKANSDQMQGQQGGGLDQNLFAQLKDLRKKVAKKHGIPPYTVFMDPSLEDMTVQYPIKIEEIGKIYGVGEGKARKYGKEFAEFISRYVEENNIERTQDMVIKQVANKSSHKVFIIQSTDKKIDLEDIAKAKNLSMHDLLKEMESIVYQGTKLKIDYYIDENFDEDIVEEFMDFMKGSESDSMKVLLNEFGDDLSDDEVRMLRIKFISDVAN from the coding sequence ATGAAAATAACTTCCGCCGAACTAACAGGCGAACTTAAAAAATATTTCGGATTTTCAAAATTCAAAGGTCAGCAGAAAGAAATCATCACTACCCTGCTGGGAGGCAATGATGTTTTTGTGCTTATGCCTACGGGTGGCGGAAAATCCCTTTGCTACCAGTTGCCCGCCCTTATTTCGGAGGGAACCGCAATCGTAGTCTCACCGCTGATCGCCCTGATGAAAAATCAGGTAGATGCCGTGAACGGCCTCTCCTCGGATCCCGGCGTAGCCCATGTCCTGAACTCATCGCTTAACAAGACCCAAACCAAGCAGGTTTTCGACGATATTACCGCAGGACGAACCAAATTATTATATGTTGCCCCCGAATCACTCATCAAGGAAGAGTATCTTGACTTTCTGAAGGAGGTTAAGATTTCCTTTGTAGCCATTGACGAGGCGCACTGTATTTCCGAGTGGGGCCATGATTTCCGCCCGGAATACCGCAATCTGAAGCTGATCATTGACAAAGTTGCCGATGTTCCCGTAATTGCGCTTACCGCTACTGCTACACCTAAGGTGCAGGACGATATTCAGAAAACACTTGGAATGACCGATGCGAAAGTGTTTAAGGAAAGTTTTAACCGGCCTAACCTTTTTTATGAAGTACGCCCGAAGGTCAACATTGACAAGGAAATTGTCCGCTTCATAAATCAGCATAAAGGGAAGTCCGGAATTGTGTACTGCCTGAGCCGCCGGAAGGTAGAAGAGTTTGCTCAGCTGCTGCAGGTGAACGGAATCAACGCACTGCCTTATCATGCGGGTCTGGACCAGAAAACCAGGGTAGCCAATCAGGATAAGTTCCTGATGGAGGAGGCTGATGTAATTGTGGCTACCATCGCTTTCGGTATGGGTATTGACAAGCCGGATGTACGATTTGTTATTCACTATGATATTCCAAAATCCCTGGAGAGTTATTACCAGGAGACCGGCCGTGCCGGCAGGGATGGTGGCGAGGGTCACTGCCTGGCTTTCTACGATCCCAAAGACATTGAGAAGCTGGAAAAGTTCCTGGCCCAAAAACCTGTCTCAGAGCGCGAAATTGGCCTGCAGCTGCTGAACGAAGTGGTGGGTTATGTGGAAACCTCCATGAGCCGCCGCCAGTACATACTGCATTATTTCGGCGAAAAGTTTGATCCTGTAAAGGGCGAGGGAGCGCAAATGTGCGACAACTCTGTAAATCCACCCAAGTTGGTGGATGCTACGGCCGAGCTGAAGATGGTCCTGGAGATGGTGAAAGAGCTGGATGAAAAATTTAAAACTAAAGACCTCATCTCGGTGATTGTCGGTAAAGAAAATTCTGTTACCAAATCTTATAAACTGGAATCCGGAAGACATTTCGGCATGGGCAGGGATAAACCTGAGAATTTCTGGAAATCAATTATCCGTCAGGCTACCGTTCAGAATTATCTCCAAAAAGACATTGAGACCTACGGGGTTCTTAAGGTTACCGAAAAAGGTTCGAATGTAATTTCAGGGAAAGATACTGAAGCTTTCCAAATTGCCGAAGACAGGCAGTACGATCTTGCACAGACTAAGGCCAATTCAGACCAAATGCAGGGTCAGCAGGGTGGTGGACTGGATCAAAACCTGTTTGCGCAACTGAAAGATCTTCGTAAAAAGGTGGCTAAAAAACACGGAATTCCGCCTTACACGGTGTTCATGGATCCCAGTCTGGAAGATATGACTGTTCAGTATCCGATTAAGATTGAGGAAATCGGTAAGATTTATGGCGTAGGCGAGGGCAAGGCCAGAAAATACGGTAAGGAATTCGCTGAATTCATCAGCAGGTATGTAGAGGAAAACAATATTGAACGTACACAGGACATGGTTATCAAGCAGGTGGCAAACAAGTCATCCCACAAGGTGTTCATCATCCAGAGTACCGATAAGAAAATTGACCTGGAAGACATTGCCAAAGCGAAGAACCTCAGTATGCACGACCTCCTTAAGGAAATGGAAAGTATTGTATATCAGGGTACCAAACTTAAGATTGACTATTACATCGATGAGAATTTTGATGAGGATATTGTAGAGGAATTCATGGACTTTATGAAAGGCTCCGAAAGTGACAGTATGAAAGTATTGCTCAATGAATTTGGTGACGACCTTAGTGATGATGAGGTTCGTATGCTCCGTATCAAATTTATTTCGGATGTAGCCAATTAA
- the tyrS gene encoding tyrosine--tRNA ligase produces the protein MNPFIEELKWRGLYADMMPGTDEQLNKEVTSAYIGFDPTADSLHIGSLIPIKVLAHFQQHGHKPIALVGGATGMIGDPSGKSSERNLLDEATLNHYVDCIKAQLSKFLNFEGEEENRAELVNNYDWMKEFSFLDFVRDVGKNLTVNYMMAKESVKKRITGENGAEGMSFTEFTYQLLQGYDFLHLYKNNNVKLQMGGSDQWGNITTGTELIRRKVQGEAFALTVPLITKADGSKFGKSESGENYWLDPKRTSPYRFYQFWVNATDEDAERFIKFYTFLGKEEIESLIEEHKQAPHERKLQKKLAEEVTVWVHSREDFEKAVKASDILFGRSTAEDLKNLDEHTFLEVFDGVPQKDISKAELIGSNIIDLISEKSGFLKSKGEARRELQSNSISINKDKVDDTFEVSEADLIDGKFLLLQKGKKNYFIVKAV, from the coding sequence ATGAATCCTTTTATCGAAGAACTTAAATGGCGAGGACTTTACGCAGACATGATGCCCGGAACTGATGAACAGTTGAATAAGGAAGTTACGTCGGCATATATAGGTTTTGACCCCACAGCGGATTCACTGCATATAGGAAGTCTGATTCCGATTAAAGTTCTGGCCCATTTCCAGCAGCACGGCCATAAGCCGATTGCTCTTGTGGGCGGTGCCACCGGTATGATTGGCGATCCGTCCGGCAAATCCAGCGAAAGAAACCTCCTGGACGAAGCAACACTGAATCATTATGTAGACTGCATCAAGGCGCAACTTTCAAAATTCCTCAACTTTGAAGGTGAGGAAGAGAACAGAGCCGAGCTCGTGAACAATTACGACTGGATGAAGGAATTCAGCTTCCTTGATTTTGTACGCGATGTGGGCAAGAACCTGACCGTTAACTATATGATGGCCAAGGAATCAGTAAAGAAGCGGATTACAGGCGAAAACGGTGCCGAGGGGATGAGTTTTACAGAATTTACTTATCAGTTACTGCAGGGCTATGATTTCCTGCACCTTTACAAAAACAATAACGTGAAGCTGCAGATGGGCGGCTCGGACCAGTGGGGAAACATCACCACGGGAACGGAACTTATCCGCAGAAAGGTACAGGGCGAAGCCTTTGCCTTAACGGTTCCGCTTATCACCAAGGCTGATGGCTCCAAATTCGGGAAATCTGAAAGTGGCGAGAATTACTGGCTGGATCCCAAAAGGACTTCTCCCTACCGTTTCTACCAGTTTTGGGTAAATGCGACCGATGAGGATGCCGAACGTTTTATAAAATTCTACACCTTCCTGGGCAAAGAAGAAATTGAAAGTCTGATAGAGGAGCATAAGCAGGCTCCCCATGAAAGGAAACTTCAGAAAAAACTGGCGGAAGAAGTGACGGTTTGGGTACACAGCCGCGAAGATTTTGAAAAAGCAGTGAAGGCCTCGGATATACTTTTCGGGCGTTCTACGGCAGAAGACCTTAAAAATCTTGATGAACATACCTTTCTTGAAGTGTTCGACGGAGTGCCACAGAAGGATATTTCAAAAGCGGAACTGATCGGATCCAACATCATTGACCTTATCTCTGAGAAATCAGGTTTCCTGAAGTCTAAAGGTGAAGCCAGGAGGGAGCTGCAAAGCAATTCCATCTCCATCAATAAAGACAAAGTAGACGACACGTTTGAAGTTTCTGAAGCAGATTTAATTGACGGGAAATTCCTGCTGCTGCAGAAAGGAAAGAAGAATTATTTCATCGTGAAAGCAGTGTAA
- the purE gene encoding 5-(carboxyamino)imidazole ribonucleotide mutase: MVGIIMGSQSDLAIMQQAADFLKSQNIDYELTVVSAHRTPERMFDYAKSAKSRGLKVIVAGAGGAAHLPGMVASCTTLPVIGVPILSSNSIDGWDSILSILQMPSGIPVATVALNGAMNAGILAAKIIGASDDAVAERLEKYQESLKEKVMRTVEEINRSHPNNFDK, translated from the coding sequence ATGGTCGGAATAATTATGGGTAGCCAGAGCGATCTGGCCATTATGCAGCAGGCAGCAGATTTCTTGAAATCACAGAATATAGACTATGAACTTACGGTGGTTTCGGCGCACAGAACGCCGGAACGCATGTTTGACTATGCAAAATCTGCAAAAAGCCGCGGACTGAAGGTAATTGTTGCCGGAGCAGGCGGCGCCGCACACCTTCCGGGTATGGTGGCCAGCTGTACCACACTTCCTGTAATCGGCGTGCCGATATTATCTTCAAACTCCATTGACGGTTGGGATTCCATCCTGTCCATTTTGCAGATGCCTTCCGGAATTCCGGTGGCTACAGTAGCGCTGAACGGTGCCATGAATGCCGGGATTTTGGCCGCTAAGATCATCGGCGCCTCAGATGATGCAGTTGCAGAAAGACTGGAAAAATATCAGGAATCACTAAAGGAGAAAGTCATGAGAACGGTAGAGGAAATCAACAGGAGCCATCCCAACAACTTTGATAAATAG
- a CDS encoding 5-(carboxyamino)imidazole ribonucleotide synthase, which yields MKIGILGGGQLGRMLIQEGLKYDDEWFTLDPAADAPCSTISDFTQGKFDEYETVFNFGKGKDVVSIEIEHVDVDALFELKASGIRVCPSPEIIRIIQQKILQKKFYKKHGIPSPEFQIIQQKSEVDFPLPFVQKMNTGGYDGKGVQVIRTEDDLQKLWNVPSVLEALVDIEKELSIIVAIGEDGETKTFPVTEMVADPKLNLLDFNICPAHISEDVEKQIIDITAQFTKAANSAGLFAIELFLDKEGKVWVNETAPRLHNSGHQTQEGNANSQFEQLCRILKNVPLADTEAMGYSGMLNLVGDENHSGKVRYEGLEEVMKLPQTYVHLYGKTSTKPGRKMGHINVLAANREELMEKLIRIKSMVKVTSV from the coding sequence ATGAAAATCGGGATATTAGGTGGCGGACAGTTGGGACGGATGTTAATTCAGGAAGGTCTGAAATACGACGACGAATGGTTTACCCTGGATCCTGCAGCCGACGCGCCCTGCAGTACCATTTCCGATTTTACTCAGGGCAAATTTGATGAGTATGAGACGGTTTTCAACTTTGGGAAGGGGAAAGATGTGGTTTCCATTGAAATTGAGCATGTGGATGTGGATGCACTTTTTGAACTTAAAGCCTCAGGCATCAGAGTTTGCCCAAGTCCCGAAATCATCCGGATCATCCAGCAGAAGATATTGCAGAAGAAATTCTACAAAAAGCATGGTATCCCAAGTCCTGAATTCCAGATTATTCAGCAGAAATCCGAAGTAGATTTCCCCTTGCCGTTTGTACAGAAAATGAATACCGGCGGTTACGACGGTAAAGGGGTACAGGTCATACGTACGGAAGACGATCTGCAGAAACTTTGGAATGTACCCTCCGTACTGGAAGCTCTTGTCGATATTGAAAAGGAACTTTCCATCATCGTGGCGATTGGCGAGGACGGCGAAACGAAAACCTTCCCGGTAACTGAAATGGTGGCCGATCCCAAACTGAATCTTCTGGATTTCAACATCTGTCCGGCACATATTTCCGAGGATGTGGAAAAGCAGATCATCGACATTACCGCGCAGTTCACTAAAGCCGCCAACTCTGCCGGCCTTTTTGCCATTGAACTCTTCCTCGATAAAGAAGGTAAAGTTTGGGTAAATGAAACTGCGCCCAGGCTGCATAATTCCGGGCATCAAACGCAGGAAGGAAATGCCAACTCGCAGTTTGAGCAGCTGTGCCGGATCCTGAAGAATGTACCGCTGGCCGATACCGAGGCAATGGGCTACTCGGGCATGCTGAATCTTGTGGGGGATGAAAACCATTCCGGTAAGGTAAGATATGAAGGTTTGGAAGAGGTGATGAAACTGCCACAGACTTATGTACACCTTTACGGAAAAACCAGCACTAAACCTGGACGAAAAATGGGCCACATCAATGTATTGGCAGCTAACCGCGAGGAACTTATGGAAAAACTGATCCGCATTAAGTCGATGGTGAAGGTTACTTCCGTTTAA
- the tatC gene encoding twin-arginine translocase subunit TatC — MSEGKDMSFMGHIGELRGHLIRCIIAIVIGALVVGFNIEWIMDQVFFGPVRNDFPTFQVINMLSRQMSGVDAMILPDDFPVRVQKLYQQFNVMMSVSFLGGVVLAFPYIVWELWRFISPALRPQEKNNSLMLINSVWILFLLGILCGYYLILPFAINFAVLFKISDIIEPLYDLSDYTALFFQIVLGMGIVFLFPVIVYFLTTIGILTPKFLRTYRRHAIVLIMIIAAVITPADVISMMMAAIPLLILFEFSIALSARTFKRLQKTEVLATRKAE; from the coding sequence ATGAGCGAAGGAAAAGACATGTCCTTTATGGGACACATTGGCGAACTGCGCGGCCACCTGATCAGATGTATCATAGCGATAGTCATAGGTGCGCTGGTGGTAGGTTTCAATATTGAATGGATTATGGACCAGGTATTTTTCGGTCCGGTGCGAAATGATTTTCCCACATTTCAGGTGATCAATATGCTGTCCAGGCAAATGAGCGGTGTGGATGCCATGATACTTCCGGATGATTTTCCGGTTCGTGTACAGAAACTCTACCAGCAGTTTAATGTGATGATGTCCGTCTCCTTCCTGGGTGGCGTGGTACTGGCCTTTCCTTATATTGTTTGGGAACTCTGGCGCTTTATATCACCAGCTCTCCGGCCTCAGGAAAAAAACAATTCGCTGATGCTGATTAACTCCGTATGGATCCTGTTCCTTCTGGGCATTCTTTGCGGATATTATCTTATCCTGCCCTTTGCCATCAACTTTGCCGTACTTTTCAAAATTTCTGATATCATTGAACCTCTGTATGACCTTTCTGATTACACGGCCCTGTTTTTCCAGATTGTTCTCGGTATGGGAATCGTATTCCTATTTCCGGTGATCGTCTATTTCCTGACAACCATCGGCATCCTGACGCCAAAATTCCTCAGGACTTACAGGCGACATGCCATAGTGCTTATTATGATCATTGCAGCGGTTATTACGCCGGCTGATGTCATCAGCATGATGATGGCTGCTATCCCACTTCTTATTCTTTTTGAATTCAGTATCGCACTTAGTGCACGCACCTTTAAACGCCTGCAGAAAACTGAAGTTTTGGCCACCCGGAAGGCAGAGTGA
- a CDS encoding acyl-CoA desaturase, whose amino-acid sequence MTILIFIAVLWYSGLFFQTFFLHRYAAHQSFKMSRFGEKLCYVLTWITQGSNYLSAYGYGVMHRMHHAYADTEKDPHSPKYDHNLFTMMWRTKSIYQQINQQKVAIEEKFTKNVPKWEAFDRFASSWFSRLVWAAGYTAFFYIFATAWWQWLLLPVAYMMAPIHGVIINWFGHIYGYVNFKVSDTSKNLFRFDWLMMGEGYHNNHHKHGSRANFGGVRWHEIDVTYYIMLLLDKMRLIKLKPVAKVEREL is encoded by the coding sequence ATGACCATCCTTATTTTTATTGCAGTCCTTTGGTATTCCGGACTTTTTTTCCAAACCTTCTTCCTCCACCGCTACGCCGCTCATCAAAGTTTTAAAATGTCCCGTTTTGGCGAAAAGCTATGTTATGTCCTCACCTGGATCACACAGGGATCCAATTATCTTTCGGCTTATGGCTATGGTGTCATGCACCGCATGCATCATGCCTACGCCGACACTGAAAAAGATCCGCACTCGCCGAAATACGACCATAACCTTTTCACAATGATGTGGCGTACGAAATCCATTTATCAGCAGATTAACCAGCAAAAGGTAGCTATAGAAGAAAAATTCACCAAGAACGTTCCGAAGTGGGAAGCGTTTGACCGCTTTGCAAGTTCATGGTTTTCCAGACTTGTCTGGGCGGCCGGCTATACCGCCTTCTTTTATATTTTCGCTACGGCCTGGTGGCAGTGGCTCTTACTTCCTGTTGCTTATATGATGGCGCCTATTCACGGCGTGATCATCAACTGGTTCGGGCACATTTACGGCTATGTGAACTTTAAAGTTTCAGATACCTCTAAAAACCTTTTCAGATTCGACTGGCTGATGATGGGCGAAGGTTATCACAACAATCACCACAAACACGGCAGCAGAGCCAACTTTGGCGGCGTAAGATGGCACGAGATAGATGTGACCTACTACATTATGCTTCTGCTGGACAAAATGAGGCTTATTAAGCTGAAGCCAGTCGCAAAAGTAGAGCGCGAACTATAA
- a CDS encoding DMT family transporter: MKISADLRLIIAVLTIAIVWGTTFLGIKIGVETIPPWFVAGLRQLLAALILLLFLIARGQLKWIGRRNFMVQITLSSLMLIVANGLTTVAEAHISSSLASLVSSMSPIAVLLCSVIFGLEKFSFRSVAGILFGFSGVLFIFWNGMSDFGNPDYLFGIILLFLAIFGWAGGTIYTKKIQFRNDNLFLNLFYQFAFAGIVQLIIAFLFSEETDYRLWSARSIAATVYLACFGSVAAYFAFNYALKRLRPTQISMLSYVNTGIAIFLGWLVLNEEITVKFIIAAILIITGVIIMNYRPGMLKRK; the protein is encoded by the coding sequence GTGAAAATCAGCGCAGATCTCCGGCTCATCATAGCAGTTCTTACCATCGCCATCGTTTGGGGAACCACCTTTCTCGGCATAAAGATCGGTGTGGAAACCATCCCGCCCTGGTTTGTAGCCGGATTACGGCAGCTGCTGGCCGCACTTATCCTACTTCTTTTCCTGATTGCGCGCGGACAGTTAAAATGGATCGGACGCCGTAACTTCATGGTGCAGATCACCCTTTCGTCGCTGATGCTGATCGTTGCCAACGGTCTTACTACCGTGGCCGAAGCTCATATTTCAAGCAGTCTGGCCTCCCTGGTAAGTTCAATGTCACCAATTGCCGTTTTGCTTTGCAGTGTTATTTTCGGACTGGAAAAATTTTCTTTCAGATCGGTTGCCGGGATACTTTTTGGCTTCAGCGGCGTGCTGTTTATCTTTTGGAACGGAATGTCAGATTTTGGCAATCCGGACTATCTTTTCGGAATTATCCTGCTTTTCCTGGCCATATTCGGTTGGGCAGGCGGAACGATCTACACGAAGAAAATTCAGTTCCGCAACGATAATCTTTTTCTAAACCTGTTTTATCAGTTTGCCTTCGCCGGAATCGTGCAGCTAATTATCGCCTTCCTTTTTTCTGAAGAAACGGATTACCGTTTATGGTCGGCCCGAAGTATTGCAGCAACGGTTTATCTGGCCTGTTTTGGCTCGGTGGCTGCTTATTTTGCATTCAATTATGCGCTGAAGAGACTGCGGCCCACGCAAATATCCATGCTTTCCTACGTCAATACGGGTATTGCCATCTTCCTGGGCTGGCTGGTGCTGAATGAAGAAATCACAGTGAAGTTTATCATTGCAGCGATACTCATCATCACCGGAGTCATCATCATGAACTACCGGCCCGGAATGCTTAAACGGAAGTAA